In Zerene cesonia ecotype Mississippi chromosome 17, Zerene_cesonia_1.1, whole genome shotgun sequence, a single genomic region encodes these proteins:
- the LOC119833442 gene encoding histone deacetylase complex subunit SAP30 homolog has translation MIQREYQMNNGFSTGEEDSRGNSDQICCLVDDSDRCRRLAGNASYSKRIQKTVAQKRLKLNIDHQARHTYICDYHKTMIQCARTKQRRNKDSEDDSNEAEIDSPEVDWFQLQVNTLRRYKKHYKVPTRPGLNKAQLADAIQKHFKSLPVNEKEIVTYFIYMVKTNGNKLDHKNGINSDSV, from the exons ATGATTCAACGGGAATATCAAATGAACAACGGGTTTAGTACAGGAGAAGAAGATTCTAGAGGTAATTCCGACCAAATATGTTGCCTTGTGGATGACAGCGACCGATGTAGGCGACTTGCTGGCAACGCGTCATATAGCAAGCGTATACAGAAGACTGTAGCACAAAAGAGGCTCAAGCTCAACATTGACCACCAG GCGAGACACACATATATCTGTGATTATCATAAAACAATGATCCAGTGTGCAAGAACAAAACAGAGGAGAAACAAAGACTCAGAAGATGACAGTAATGAGGCTGAGATTGACTCACCTGAAGTAGACTGGTTTCAATTGCAAGTGAATACATTAAGAaggtataaaaaacattacaaggTGCCAACAAGGCCAGGACTGAATAAGGCACAGCTTGCAGAT GCCATTCAAAAGCACTTCAAGTCCCTTCCAGTCAATGAAAAGGAGATtgtgacatattttatttatatggtgAAAACAAATGGTAACAAGTTAGACCATAAGAATGGCATCAACTCAGACTCAGTGTAA
- the LOC119833439 gene encoding high mobility group protein DSP1-like has protein sequence MGERGATGGAWGARDDASWWSGGSGELQHQQQINEEIARSTAAATHQLYTYKMTGGFSNNGGDNSTPNFDYRMISTPSTREESPQQPWWYASASVENQQASSPSSQNQGSSDSEQNNQQTNGIQQSHQALQQQVQKEQNQIQQQQNQLQQQLQQHQNLQQALQQQAQNLQQSLQQNQQQTLQQMLQQQQQIQQQQQQQQQQQQQQQQQQQQQHQQQQQQQQTKIDQQNNQQNLIQVSQAQAQALVQAQAALQQQVVQTLQQQQQSLQEHLQAVQQQQIQAALQRQSATLQELQQQAQQQALIAQNTVKTRMPRAKPCNKPKGRMTAYAFFVQTCREEHKKKYPDENVVFAAFSKKCAERWNTMSEKEKQRFHGMADLDKKRYDLEMMNYVPPRDLKMRLRKRQNAKDPNAPKRSLSAFFWFCNDERSKVKANNPEYTMGDIAKELGRRWAAADPETKSKYEALSEKDKARYDREMTAYKKGPLALQHQVQQLEVEENVVEYERNEEYK, from the exons ATGGGGGAACGGGGCGCGACGGGGGGCGCTTGGGGTGCGCGCGACGATGCCTCATGGTGGTCAGGAGGCTCAGGTGAACTTCAACaccaacaacaaataaatgagGAAATAGCTAGAAGCACAGCGGCTGCTACTCATCAAttgtatacttataaaatgaCTGGAGGATTTTCAAACAATGGCGGAGATAATTCTACCCCAAATTTCGATTATCGTATGATTAGTACTCCAAGTACTAGGGAGGAGTCTCCTCAACAACCCTGGTGGTATGCTTCGGCGTCAGTAGAAAATCAGCAAGCTTCATCTCCTTcg TCTCAAAACCAAGGTAGTTCAGATTCGGAACAAAATAATCAACAGACAAACGGTATACAGCAAAGCCACCAGGCATTACAACAACAAGTACAAAAAGAACAAAACCAAATACAACAGCAACAGAATCAATTACAACAACAGTTGCAACAACATCAGAACTTACAACAAGCTCTTCAGCAACAGGCTCAAAACTTACAGCAATCTTTGCAACAGAACCAGCAACAGACATTGCAGCAGATGTTACAGCAACAACAACAGATacagcagcagcagcagcagcaacagcagcagcagcagcagcagcagcaacaacaacaacagcagcatcaacaacaacaacaacaacaacagacAAAAATAGATCAACAAAATAACCAGCAAAACTTGATACAAGTTTCACAAGCTCAAGCTCAAGCACTTGTGCAAGCTCAAGCAGCGTTACAACAGCAAGTTGTTCAGACattacaacaacaacaacaaagtCTGCAGGAACATTTACAAGCTGTCCAACAACAACAAATTCAAGCTGCATTACAAAGGCAATCTGCTACTCTTCAG GAATTGCAGCAACAAGCTCAGCAGCAAGCCTTAATAGCTCAAAATACCGTAAAAACAAGGATGCCACGAGCAAAACCATGCAACAAGCCGAAAGGGCGCATGACCGCATATGCGTTCTTTGTACAAACTTGCCGGGAGGAGCATAAGAAGAAGTATCCTGATGAAAATGTTGTGTTTGCAGCATTCTCAAAAAAATGCGCGGAACGGTGGAAT ACAATGTCAGAAAAAGAGAAGCAGAGATTCCACGGAATGGCTGATCTGGACAAGAAGAGATACGATCTGGAAATGATGAACTACGTGCCGCCCAGAGACCTTAAGATGCGCCTGCGCAAGCGACAGAATGCTAAGGATCCCAACGCACCAAAACGATCGCT GTCAGCATTCTTCTGGTTCTGCAACGACGAGAGGTCAAAAGTGAAGGCGAATAATCCAGAATACACAATGGGCGATATAGCCAAAGAGCTGGGCCGGCGCTGGGCCGCCGCCGACCCGGAGACCAAGTCCAAATATGAGGCTCTCAGTGAGAAGGATAAGGCGAGATATGATCGG GAGATGACAGCATACAAAAAGGGTCCTCTCGCATTACAGCATCAGGTGCAGCAGTTGGAGGTTGAGGAGAATGTAGTTGAGTACGAACGGAATGAAGAGTATAAGTGA